Proteins from a genomic interval of Oncorhynchus kisutch isolate 150728-3 linkage group LG28, Okis_V2, whole genome shotgun sequence:
- the hspb1 gene encoding LOW QUALITY PROTEIN: heat shock protein beta-1 (The sequence of the model RefSeq protein was modified relative to this genomic sequence to represent the inferred CDS: deleted 2 bases in 1 codon), whose product MTERHIPFSLLRTPSWDPFRDCYQGNRLFDQAFGMPALPEEFPTFPSTHWPGYMRPSALSPDMSTAGFIPSMMPQSPVMSPLHSAMMQAAMMPQAAVMPQAPMMAQAGAASYALALSRQLSSGMSEIKQTQETWKVTLDVNHFSPEELVIKTKDGVVEITGKHEERKDEHGFVSRCFTRKYTLPPMADAEKVTSTLSSEGVLTVEAPLNKQAIKAAEISIPVIMGSSKTKPDDMTMRKGSGNGYHPDEHDDEEEEE is encoded by the exons ATGACAGAGAGACATATCCCCTTCAGCCTGCTCCGCACCCCCAGCTGGGACCCCTTCCGTGACTGTTACCAGGGCAACCGGCTCTTTGACCAGGCCTTCGGCATGCCGGCCCTCCCTGAGGAGTTCCCCACCTTCCCTAGCACCCACTGGCCCGGCTACATGCGCCCATCTGCCCTTAGCCCTGACATGTCCACTGCTGGATTCATACCCTCCATGATGCCCCAGAGCCCTGTGATGTCCCCCCTGCATAGTGCCATGATGCAGGCTGCCATGATGCCCCAGGCCGCGGTGATGCCCCAGGCTCCCATGATGGCTCAGGCTGGGGCAGCATCGTACGCCCTTGCCCTCTCCCGCCAGCTCAGCTCTGGCATGTCTGAGATCAAGCAGACCCAGGAGACCTGGAAGGTCACTCTGGACGTCAACCACTTCTCCCCTGAGGAGCTGGTGATCAAGACCAAGGATGGCGTGGTGGAGATCACTG gcaAGCATGAGGAGAGGAAGGACGAACATGGATTCGTGTCCAGATGCTTCACCAGGAAATACAC CCTGCCCCCTATGGCCGACGCTGAGAAGGTGACGTCCACCCTGTCCTCTGAGGGAGTTCTGACCGTGGAGGCTCCTCTGAACAAGCAGGCCATCAAGGCTGCAGAGATCTCCATTCCTGTCATCATGGGCAGCAGCAAGACAAAA CCTGACGACATGACGATGAGGAAGGGAAGTGGCAACGGGTACCACCCTGACGAACATGAcgatgaggaagaagaggagtga